From the genome of Candidatus Electrothrix communis, one region includes:
- a CDS encoding DUF2868 domain-containing protein gives MKKLWNIADLIDLEFFFNQDDGEDLDSLSARDRQIYTDLPPATQEAKPPKLLRTWLTSRRKTLQQKDSEIALPGRSWQEMLCLFFGIALFTGLFSGGGLAFSFLSYSGREPVNVAAYFAVFVLVQAVLFLLLAGSAFFRRIQGKNIIEASLLYRLLRRLFTGLLHKLMAGVQKKTSQKVSAETRLKWSAYNSSIKQIRQRYGLLFLRPFFLVVQVFGVCFNTGVLVATLFKVIGADLAFGWQSTLQVTPASVHQLVHWVALPWSWLPNTFTPSLSQIEGSRLVLKEGIYHLINADLTSWWPFLSLSVLCYGLLPRLILLIIVSSQQYRDLAGLDFQQGYFRQPLHRMRTPQVSTVARTEPRKSRSTTPEPAPGPQDIEQEQDPVGRSPKTFDPDAPLAPIIALLPDELLADCSSNKLEQQVRARLGYELTQLLPFWTLEQSEQEQLATLQTTMEQNDCTDILILLEAWQPPIEELFSWLGQVRQTIGPAPVILLALIGKPRPETMLTPVQSQHLHIWQHKIATLGDPGLQLIELVKS, from the coding sequence ATGAAAAAACTATGGAACATCGCAGATCTTATTGATCTGGAATTCTTCTTCAATCAGGATGACGGTGAGGATCTGGACAGCCTCTCTGCCCGTGACCGGCAGATCTACACCGACCTGCCCCCAGCGACTCAGGAGGCAAAGCCTCCAAAATTGCTGCGGACCTGGCTGACCTCGCGCCGGAAAACCCTCCAGCAAAAAGACAGCGAGATCGCTCTCCCCGGAAGAAGCTGGCAGGAAATGCTCTGCCTCTTTTTCGGTATCGCCTTATTTACAGGTCTCTTCTCCGGGGGCGGACTGGCCTTTTCCTTTCTCAGCTATTCCGGCAGGGAACCGGTGAATGTGGCCGCCTATTTCGCCGTCTTTGTCCTTGTCCAGGCAGTCCTCTTCCTCCTGCTGGCCGGATCTGCCTTTTTCCGCAGAATACAGGGGAAGAATATCATTGAAGCCTCCCTGCTCTACAGGCTCCTCCGTCGCCTCTTTACCGGCTTACTGCATAAACTCATGGCTGGCGTACAAAAAAAGACCTCGCAAAAGGTCTCTGCGGAAACCCGGCTTAAGTGGTCAGCCTATAACAGCAGCATCAAGCAGATACGGCAACGATACGGTCTCCTCTTCCTTCGGCCTTTCTTTCTCGTGGTGCAGGTCTTCGGGGTCTGCTTTAATACCGGCGTCCTGGTAGCCACCCTGTTCAAGGTCATCGGGGCTGATCTCGCCTTTGGCTGGCAGAGCACCTTGCAGGTCACGCCTGCCTCGGTGCATCAGCTGGTCCACTGGGTTGCCCTGCCCTGGTCCTGGCTCCCAAACACCTTTACCCCCAGCCTGAGTCAGATAGAGGGATCCAGGCTGGTACTTAAGGAGGGAATTTATCATCTCATCAATGCGGACCTCACCTCCTGGTGGCCCTTTCTCAGTCTCTCCGTGCTCTGCTATGGTCTGCTGCCCCGATTGATTTTGCTGATCATCGTCAGCAGCCAGCAATACCGAGACCTGGCCGGACTTGATTTTCAACAGGGCTATTTTCGCCAACCCCTGCACAGGATGCGAACCCCGCAGGTGTCCACCGTCGCCCGTACCGAGCCCAGGAAATCCAGGTCAACGACACCGGAACCGGCACCAGGGCCTCAAGATATAGAGCAGGAGCAAGACCCTGTCGGCAGATCCCCGAAAACCTTTGATCCCGACGCTCCTCTTGCTCCGATTATTGCCCTGCTTCCCGATGAACTGCTGGCTGATTGCTCATCCAACAAACTGGAGCAACAGGTCCGTGCTCGTCTCGGATACGAACTCACGCAACTCCTTCCCTTCTGGACCTTGGAGCAAAGCGAGCAAGAGCAGCTGGCAACCTTACAAACGACAATGGAGCAGAATGATTGCACAGATATTCTCATCCTCTTGGAGGCCTGGCAGCCCCCTATTGAGGAGCTATTCTCCTGGCTCGGCCAGGTGCGGCAAACCATCGGGCCAGCACCTGTGATCCTCCTGGCCCTAATCGGCAAACCACGCCCGGAGACCATGCTGACCCCTGTACAATCACAGCATCTGCACATCTGGCAGCATAAAATAGCTACGCTGGGTGATCCTGGCCTACAACTCATTGAGTTGGTGAAATCATGA
- a CDS encoding M18 family aminopeptidase: MLAEKKYSLELANFIASSPTAFHAVASAVELLKKNGFQQLDEKEVWQKLPPGKYFVLRNDSSLIGFIWQEGATSLEMIGAHTDSPCLKVKPKPVIKSWNCFQLGVEIYGGALLRPWLDRELSLAGRALWHEAGSTELHSSLIDFKRPIAIIPNLAIHLNHEANKMQEVNRQTDMVPLLSLTEEEEPDFLKIIEKQLRNQFSQDSLPAQICITDHELFFYDVAPPVLIGLEDQFLTGARLDNQVSCFAALQALLSADAAETTQNCMIILNDHEEVGSTSASGAQGSFLSDMLERLLPNPEERQVMLRKSLFISADNAHALHPNFADKHDPQHQPLMNKGPVIKINANQRYATNAGTAARFRLLCQQAEVPVQEFVVRNDMGCGSTIGPLTAAKIGVDTVDVGVPSLAMHSIRETAACKDCWYLYQVLQTFFSAKQGHPSFAS, translated from the coding sequence ATGCTAGCGGAAAAAAAATACTCCCTTGAACTGGCCAATTTTATAGCTTCCTCTCCCACAGCCTTTCATGCTGTGGCCTCTGCGGTTGAGCTCCTGAAAAAAAACGGCTTTCAGCAGCTTGACGAGAAGGAAGTCTGGCAGAAATTGCCCCCAGGAAAATATTTTGTCCTGCGTAATGACTCCAGCCTGATCGGATTTATCTGGCAGGAGGGGGCGACATCTCTGGAAATGATCGGAGCCCATACGGACAGCCCCTGCCTGAAGGTTAAACCCAAGCCGGTTATAAAAAGCTGGAACTGTTTTCAGCTTGGGGTTGAAATCTACGGCGGCGCCCTGCTCCGGCCCTGGCTTGACAGGGAGCTTTCTCTTGCAGGTCGGGCCCTCTGGCATGAGGCTGGCTCAACAGAACTTCACTCAAGTCTCATTGACTTCAAACGTCCTATAGCAATTATTCCCAATTTGGCCATTCATCTCAATCACGAGGCCAATAAAATGCAGGAGGTCAACAGGCAGACAGACATGGTGCCTCTTCTTTCCTTGACTGAGGAAGAGGAACCGGATTTCCTCAAAATCATTGAAAAGCAGCTCCGCAACCAGTTTTCGCAGGATTCGCTGCCAGCACAAATCTGCATCACCGACCATGAGCTATTCTTTTACGATGTTGCTCCGCCTGTCCTGATCGGCCTGGAAGATCAGTTTCTTACCGGAGCCCGCTTGGATAATCAGGTCTCTTGCTTTGCAGCCTTGCAAGCCCTGTTAAGCGCCGATGCTGCTGAAACAACCCAGAACTGTATGATCATCCTGAACGATCATGAAGAGGTGGGCAGTACTTCCGCTTCCGGGGCTCAGGGCTCGTTCCTGAGCGATATGCTGGAAAGGCTGTTGCCGAATCCAGAAGAGCGGCAGGTCATGTTGCGCAAGTCTCTTTTTATTTCAGCAGATAATGCCCATGCGCTCCATCCCAATTTTGCTGACAAGCATGACCCCCAGCACCAGCCCCTGATGAACAAGGGGCCGGTTATCAAGATCAATGCCAACCAACGTTATGCCACCAATGCCGGAACAGCTGCCCGGTTCCGGTTACTCTGCCAGCAAGCCGAGGTTCCTGTGCAGGAATTTGTGGTCCGAAACGATATGGGCTGCGGCTCCACCATCGGCCCTCTGACCGCTGCAAAAATCGGCGTTGACACGGTGGATGTTGGGGTGCCTTCCTTGGCCATGCATTCCATTCGCGAGACAGCAGCCTGTAAGGATTGTTGGTATCTCTACCAGGTGCTGCAAACTTTTTTCAGCGCAAAACAAGGGCATCCTTCATTTGCCAGTTGA
- a CDS encoding transposase: MFKKTSPQLTLTEPAFQMAGILPKDDWSFIYKDKIWPLIDENQFKHLYSKEAGAPNISIKLKVSLLIFMALEQLNWRQVEFMFMRRIDWINATYSEFGQAFIDHTTLFKFYQQIEDDKATYQLFVDLTNNFIKSCGVSKKKQRVDSFSCLDGSRHFPVMDYSRKPSGVSSSTTKA, translated from the coding sequence ATGTTCAAAAAAACAAGTCCCCAATTAACTCTCACAGAACCAGCTTTTCAGATGGCGGGTATTTTGCCAAAAGACGACTGGTCGTTTATCTACAAAGATAAAATTTGGCCTCTCATAGACGAAAACCAGTTCAAGCATCTTTATTCGAAAGAGGCCGGGGCACCGAATATTTCAATCAAGCTGAAAGTATCCCTGCTCATTTTTATGGCTCTGGAACAACTCAACTGGCGGCAGGTTGAGTTTATGTTTATGCGCAGGATCGATTGGATCAATGCGACATATTCAGAATTTGGACAAGCCTTTATCGACCATACCACGTTATTCAAGTTTTATCAGCAAATCGAAGATGATAAAGCCACTTACCAACTCTTTGTCGACCTCACCAATAACTTTATCAAAAGCTGTGGGGTTTCAAAGAAGAAACAGCGCGTTGATTCTTTTTCATGCTTGGATGGCTCGCGACACTTTCCCGTTATGGATTATTCAAGGAAACCATCAGGGGTTTCTTCAAGCACTACGAAAGCATAA
- a CDS encoding transposase, whose translation MARDTFPLWIIQGNHQGFLQALRKHKPGLYAEVKDELSLDYLQDNFDLTEKDKDKARGRIKEMAKDLYLLKTSFEHHHQVGHYQTFKTLAQVFDQQCAVKSENDLSSSPADVDSDKELVEAARNTAPVDSEEEISSGNMTPADESADSTKNIVPAEPEIEMRAKPVGDKIISTPHNTDAEYTRKRNQTVVGHKGFVTETCDPDNKVQFITDVNLEAATHADATEISFIEQRLEENNLKPKELNADAGFVNGQSILEAAARGIDLAGPSSGRSQSIEGFADIDRPLDIADFKVQINDETKELSVLSCPKNQVPIDQPRSEKTGKLLVHFNSDVCRACGVCDRCPVKIGVKIATLTVDEAQYAGAARHHQYMGDPEYRRKCGIRAGAESLVNEIANAHDGRQSRHRNEKGSRLQLVMAGISCNVKRFIRFTQNSVQNPSNVVA comes from the coding sequence ATGGCTCGCGACACTTTCCCGTTATGGATTATTCAAGGAAACCATCAGGGGTTTCTTCAAGCACTACGAAAGCATAAGCCCGGACTGTATGCAGAGGTAAAAGACGAACTTTCCCTTGATTACCTACAGGATAATTTTGATTTAACAGAAAAGGATAAAGATAAGGCCAGAGGTCGAATCAAGGAAATGGCCAAGGATCTTTACCTGCTGAAAACATCTTTTGAACATCATCATCAAGTGGGCCATTACCAGACATTTAAGACATTAGCCCAAGTGTTTGATCAGCAGTGTGCTGTTAAATCTGAAAATGACCTTTCTTCTTCTCCTGCTGATGTTGACTCTGACAAAGAACTCGTTGAAGCTGCAAGGAATACCGCTCCGGTTGACTCTGAAGAGGAAATATCGTCTGGCAACATGACACCTGCTGATGAATCAGCTGACAGTACAAAAAATATTGTTCCTGCTGAACCTGAGATAGAAATGCGGGCGAAGCCGGTGGGTGATAAAATCATATCCACTCCGCATAATACCGATGCTGAATATACGCGTAAAAGGAACCAAACGGTTGTTGGTCATAAAGGATTTGTTACCGAAACTTGCGATCCTGATAACAAAGTTCAATTTATTACTGATGTAAACCTTGAAGCCGCAACTCATGCTGATGCAACAGAAATATCTTTTATAGAACAACGACTTGAAGAGAACAATCTGAAACCAAAAGAACTGAATGCGGATGCTGGTTTTGTCAATGGACAGTCAATCCTGGAAGCGGCAGCAAGGGGTATAGACTTGGCAGGTCCCAGTTCAGGACGATCACAGAGTATAGAAGGGTTTGCTGACATAGACCGCCCTCTTGATATTGCTGACTTTAAGGTTCAAATTAATGATGAGACGAAAGAGCTTTCTGTTTTGTCCTGCCCGAAAAATCAAGTTCCGATCGATCAGCCTCGCAGTGAGAAAACCGGCAAACTCCTGGTTCATTTCAACAGTGATGTTTGTAGAGCTTGTGGCGTCTGTGACCGTTGTCCGGTTAAAATTGGTGTTAAAATAGCAACATTAACTGTGGACGAGGCACAATATGCTGGAGCCGCTCGCCATCATCAGTATATGGGTGATCCAGAATACCGCAGGAAATGTGGTATCCGTGCAGGAGCCGAAAGTCTTGTAAACGAAATTGCCAATGCACACGACGGCAGGCAATCACGTCATCGAAATGAAAAAGGATCCCGGCTACAGTTAGTGATGGCTGGAATAAGTTGTAATGTGAAGCGATTTATCCGTTTTACGCAGAACTCCGTCCAAAATCCATCAAATGTGGTCGCATAG
- a CDS encoding 3-deoxy-D-manno-octulosonic acid transferase, with amino-acid sequence MLLVVLSRAKYRGRTLERLGLPLGKGQHAFAEAVKGTANRPVIWIHALSVGEVTSAVPLVKALRADMADTVIVLTVATSSGKKIAETLLQPYVQRILSSPFDLRFAVRRYITAFQPDIFIQVETDFWPNWLSLLQKQGVPTMLVNGRISEKSFAAYRRFAFFFQPMFCSFDLLSMQTEEDCRKITMLGVPADKVIALGNLKYDMERPAETEKKFVLSQLAEQGRFIWVCGSTHPGEEKYIFSAVAQLLARQDQQKIADQLFLVLAPRDINRGQELVDLAGSFGLEAGRRSCGEQKGRVLVLDTLGELAHCYSQAELAFVGGSLVRQGGHNPIEPAIHGVPVLFGPHMEDFSEIACELLDCEGGKMVTVSSLTETLTYLLTNQEARATMGQAAQGLVKRHRGGVQRHVQAIQGLLGLQH; translated from the coding sequence GTGCTGCTTGTCGTTCTGAGCCGGGCAAAATATCGCGGTCGCACCCTGGAGCGCCTGGGGCTACCCCTCGGAAAAGGACAGCACGCCTTTGCCGAGGCCGTCAAAGGCACGGCGAACAGGCCGGTCATCTGGATACACGCCCTTTCTGTCGGCGAGGTAACCTCGGCTGTGCCCCTTGTTAAAGCCCTGCGGGCAGATATGGCGGACACCGTCATTGTTCTGACGGTTGCCACGTCCAGCGGCAAAAAAATTGCCGAAACTCTGCTTCAGCCCTATGTACAACGTATCCTGTCCAGCCCCTTTGATCTCCGTTTTGCTGTCCGACGTTATATAACAGCATTCCAGCCGGATATATTTATTCAGGTGGAGACGGATTTTTGGCCAAACTGGCTTTCCCTGTTACAGAAGCAAGGCGTCCCGACCATGCTGGTCAATGGTCGGATTTCTGAGAAATCCTTTGCCGCCTACAGACGTTTCGCCTTCTTTTTTCAGCCCATGTTTTGTTCGTTCGACCTCCTGTCCATGCAGACAGAAGAAGATTGCCGAAAGATAACTATGCTCGGTGTGCCTGCTGACAAGGTCATTGCTTTGGGAAATCTGAAATATGATATGGAACGTCCCGCTGAAACGGAAAAAAAATTCGTTCTTTCTCAATTGGCAGAGCAAGGAAGGTTCATTTGGGTCTGCGGTTCAACCCATCCCGGCGAGGAAAAATATATATTTTCAGCAGTTGCCCAACTGCTTGCAAGACAGGATCAGCAGAAGATTGCAGATCAGCTCTTTCTTGTTTTGGCACCCCGTGACATCAACCGCGGACAGGAGCTTGTTGACTTGGCTGGCAGCTTTGGTCTGGAAGCAGGAAGGCGCAGTTGTGGAGAGCAGAAGGGTCGGGTGCTTGTCCTGGACACCTTGGGCGAGTTGGCCCACTGTTACAGTCAAGCAGAACTTGCCTTTGTCGGCGGCAGCCTTGTCCGTCAGGGCGGGCATAATCCCATTGAACCGGCCATCCACGGAGTGCCGGTGCTGTTCGGGCCGCATATGGAAGATTTTTCCGAGATTGCCTGTGAACTGCTTGACTGTGAAGGAGGAAAAATGGTCACAGTGAGTTCTCTCACCGAAACGCTCACATATCTTCTCACTAACCAAGAGGCCCGAGCTACAATGGGACAGGCCGCGCAAGGGCTGGTGAAACGTCATCGCGGTGGAGTCCAGCGACATGTACAGGCCATACAAGGTCTACTGGGTTTGCAGCATTAA
- a CDS encoding DNA internalization-related competence protein ComEC/Rec2: MQGNDGSARSVHLPALLVAPFCQCLRWSDRNIFLLVSLSFLLGIIFAYSHSFVFADFLTEPLLIGAVLVLAGSAVFLYLKRKTSPLLSLLLILPLFFLLGNLALLHQAKQSQTPQSQNSGHIATLLRESHQVTNQVTLVSVLDTMVEESVFQRDGQEVIVSRFEIQAQDVLLHNNLHNNRTSWQPVYGRVRLSMQGRADALQPGMTLMTPAKVGPIVNFKTPGVFDYQGFLAAKDIFISGWVIGERVTVLKELENSGIRKITRSLYFLSEKVRQRVNRFLRNNLPDPISGTYQALLVGSRAGVPEEIQEHFKATGTMHLLAISGLHMGLLALMVGAIISRLLKRSEQLLLRTHVPTLTLLATLPILFGYSFVAGMNTPVVRALIMTFILFAALILRRQHSLFHLLAAAALIVLACNPLVLFTASFQFSFSAVAALILFLPAILNRLLSSSGLASEQKERRVGLAWLFRLWQGFILPAFLVSLTATLGTLPFMLVHFHRFSLIGPVMNLLVEPFLCFWALPWGLAAIPCLFIAPQVAVIFLKIGGLGIQAGHFCTALGAALPWASVWTITPTTAEILCYGLLIMLWFFSLNREDLRRIMRGVVLVGMVSLVLHFTWGLFFPGRSGQSKVAYLDVGQGTSSFLKMADGSRVLIDGGGNRQSRRNMGEQVIAPYLWQQRVWRLDQVVITHPHSDHFNGMDFILAHFRPKKLFINGDSRIEGNYQEIIDQAVRQGTEVVLPESGDKIAELADMNLEISGGAVQVGEQGRLSVNDASLVLRYRHGSRAFLFPADIGKKKEAILLEQGHDLSADVLLAPHHGSSTSSSPAFIDAVDPALIIVSAGKYGKKYYPTPANLAAWTEQGIPVVVTRDQGTISCATDGEELRCFNFKGRAVYATAKGFAVDTAK; encoded by the coding sequence ATGCAGGGCAATGACGGTTCAGCACGGTCCGTTCATCTGCCTGCTCTCCTTGTGGCACCTTTTTGTCAATGCCTGCGCTGGAGTGACCGGAATATTTTTCTCCTGGTCAGCTTGTCCTTTCTTCTCGGTATTATCTTCGCTTATTCCCACTCCTTTGTTTTTGCCGATTTTCTTACCGAACCCCTGCTTATAGGCGCTGTGCTTGTTTTGGCTGGCAGTGCTGTTTTTTTGTATCTGAAGAGAAAAACGAGCCCCCTGCTTTCTCTGCTGCTCATCTTGCCACTCTTTTTTCTCCTTGGCAATCTTGCCCTGCTGCATCAGGCCAAACAATCGCAGACTCCTCAATCGCAAAATAGCGGCCATATTGCGACCTTACTTCGGGAAAGCCACCAAGTCACTAACCAGGTCACCTTAGTGAGCGTCTTGGATACGATGGTTGAGGAAAGCGTGTTCCAGCGGGACGGGCAGGAAGTCATTGTTTCCCGATTTGAGATCCAAGCTCAGGATGTCCTCCTGCACAACAACTTGCATAATAATCGGACAAGCTGGCAGCCGGTGTACGGGCGGGTTCGCTTGTCCATGCAGGGAAGGGCGGATGCCCTGCAACCGGGCATGACCCTGATGACCCCGGCCAAGGTCGGACCGATAGTCAATTTTAAAACACCGGGCGTTTTTGATTATCAGGGGTTTCTTGCGGCCAAGGATATTTTTATCAGCGGCTGGGTGATCGGAGAGCGAGTGACGGTTCTCAAAGAGCTGGAGAACTCAGGTATCAGAAAGATAACCCGTTCCCTGTATTTTTTGTCGGAAAAGGTACGGCAACGGGTGAACCGGTTTCTCAGGAATAACCTGCCCGACCCGATATCCGGAACCTATCAGGCCCTTCTTGTCGGCAGCAGAGCAGGGGTGCCGGAGGAGATCCAGGAGCATTTCAAGGCCACCGGCACCATGCATTTGCTCGCCATATCTGGTCTGCATATGGGCCTGCTTGCCCTCATGGTCGGGGCAATCATCAGTCGGCTGCTGAAACGCTCTGAGCAGCTGTTACTCCGTACCCATGTGCCGACGCTGACCCTGCTCGCCACTTTGCCTATCCTGTTCGGGTACAGCTTTGTTGCCGGGATGAACACCCCGGTTGTACGAGCGTTGATCATGACCTTCATCCTCTTTGCCGCGCTTATTCTGCGTAGGCAGCATTCCTTGTTCCACTTGTTGGCTGCTGCCGCCCTGATCGTCCTGGCTTGTAACCCGCTGGTCTTGTTTACCGCCTCTTTTCAGTTTTCCTTCAGTGCGGTTGCGGCCCTGATCCTCTTTCTTCCGGCCATATTGAACAGACTGCTCTCATCCTCTGGCCTTGCATCGGAGCAAAAGGAGAGGCGAGTTGGGCTAGCCTGGCTGTTTCGCCTGTGGCAGGGCTTTATTCTTCCGGCTTTTCTGGTTTCCCTGACAGCAACCTTGGGAACCCTGCCTTTTATGCTGGTTCATTTTCATCGCTTTTCTCTGATCGGACCGGTAATGAACCTGCTGGTGGAGCCCTTTCTCTGCTTTTGGGCTCTTCCCTGGGGCTTGGCTGCCATCCCCTGTCTCTTTATTGCTCCACAGGTGGCGGTAATTTTCTTGAAGATTGGTGGATTGGGTATCCAGGCCGGGCATTTTTGCACAGCTCTTGGGGCCGCTCTGCCTTGGGCCTCTGTTTGGACTATCACACCCACAACGGCTGAGATTTTATGCTACGGGTTGCTGATTATGCTCTGGTTTTTCAGCTTGAACAGAGAGGATTTACGCAGAATAATGCGAGGTGTTGTACTCGTTGGAATGGTTTCTCTAGTGCTTCATTTTACTTGGGGACTTTTTTTTCCTGGGAGGTCAGGCCAGAGCAAGGTGGCCTATCTGGATGTTGGGCAGGGGACGTCCAGCTTTCTCAAAATGGCGGATGGATCACGGGTACTGATAGACGGGGGAGGGAATCGACAAAGTAGGCGCAATATGGGTGAGCAGGTCATTGCTCCGTACTTATGGCAGCAACGGGTCTGGCGATTGGATCAGGTCGTGATCACCCATCCCCATAGTGATCATTTTAACGGCATGGATTTCATATTGGCCCATTTTCGTCCAAAAAAACTCTTTATCAATGGCGATTCTCGTATTGAAGGCAACTATCAGGAAATCATTGATCAGGCTGTCCGCCAAGGAACAGAGGTTGTGCTGCCTGAATCTGGAGACAAGATAGCGGAGTTGGCGGATATGAATCTAGAAATTTCTGGTGGGGCTGTTCAAGTGGGGGAGCAAGGGAGACTTTCAGTGAATGATGCCTCCTTGGTGCTGCGCTATCGGCACGGGAGCAGAGCCTTTCTCTTTCCGGCAGATATTGGCAAGAAAAAGGAGGCCATACTGCTTGAGCAAGGGCATGATTTGAGCGCGGATGTCCTGCTAGCGCCTCATCACGGCAGCAGCACGTCCAGCAGCCCTGCCTTTATCGACGCTGTCGACCCTGCTTTGATTATTGTCTCCGCAGGTAAGTACGGGAAAAAATACTATCCAACTCCGGCAAACTTGGCTGCTTGGACAGAGCAGGGAATTCCGGTGGTTGTGACCAGGGATCAGGGGACGATCAGCTGCGCAACAGATGGGGAAGAGTTACGCTGTTTTAACTTTAAAGGCAGGGCTGTTTATGCGACAGCAAAAGGTTTTGCCGTCGATACCGCCAAGTAG
- a CDS encoding serine protease, with protein sequence MSGSAKKLPFSDIGKYIQLLGLLLALGVVGSSYMKKEGGDAHSAAQSSGDSKNSPAGSSRPERLIAALERKSTVSLAEQIRPAIVSVKTSWGSGSGFFIRKNFIITCKHVVEHDLEKLAALRKQVRRNRQLLGLEEEKLSSYRARLNQMGTSSSKNELKILMNEREKHFADFRFRQEKDELDLAEQKKALEHPAIKIVLADGSEQSGSLVRMSQDYDLALLTLASVQNSPVLDPSPSGAFLRLGDPVFVSGSSPDPEKRVTTGIFSGYRRIGMQNQMFLQIDTEVLLDKSGGPVLDAAGYVRGIVTRAVQDGKAIGFAIPIERVFDEFPAVLQ encoded by the coding sequence ATGAGTGGTTCGGCAAAAAAACTACCTTTTTCCGATATCGGCAAATATATACAATTGCTCGGCCTGTTGCTTGCCCTTGGTGTGGTCGGTTCTTCTTATATGAAGAAAGAGGGGGGAGACGCACATTCCGCTGCTCAATCCTCCGGGGACAGCAAAAACAGTCCCGCAGGCAGTTCAAGGCCGGAGAGATTGATTGCAGCTTTAGAGAGAAAAAGCACCGTATCTCTTGCTGAGCAGATCCGCCCGGCAATCGTTTCTGTAAAAACATCCTGGGGAAGTGGCTCGGGATTTTTTATCAGGAAAAATTTTATTATTACCTGTAAGCATGTGGTTGAGCATGATCTGGAAAAACTGGCGGCATTGCGGAAGCAGGTCCGTCGCAACAGGCAGCTCCTGGGTCTTGAAGAAGAAAAATTGAGCAGCTATCGAGCACGCCTTAATCAAATGGGCACGAGCAGCTCGAAAAATGAGCTGAAGATTTTGATGAATGAGCGGGAAAAACATTTTGCTGATTTCAGGTTCCGGCAGGAGAAAGACGAGCTGGATTTGGCTGAGCAGAAAAAAGCATTGGAACATCCGGCGATAAAAATTGTTTTGGCTGACGGTTCCGAGCAGAGCGGATCCTTGGTGCGCATGAGTCAAGATTATGATCTCGCCCTGTTGACCCTTGCTTCGGTTCAGAACAGCCCTGTTCTTGACCCTTCTCCCTCTGGCGCTTTCCTGAGATTGGGTGACCCTGTATTTGTTTCCGGCAGTTCTCCTGACCCAGAAAAGAGGGTGACAACTGGTATTTTTTCTGGGTATCGGCGCATCGGGATGCAAAATCAGATGTTTCTGCAGATTGATACGGAAGTTCTTTTGGATAAAAGCGGTGGACCTGTTTTAGATGCAGCCGGGTATGTACGAGGTATTGTAACTCGGGCAGTACAAGATGGCAAGGCGATCGGTTTTGCCATTCCCATTGAAAGAGTATTTGATGAATTTCCAGCAGTTCTTCAGTAG